TGTTAATTAAGTGGTCGGACAGAAATTTTCTTGTCTATCTTAAGAAATGTAAACTTTCCTCACTCACCGTTGATGTAATTCTCTGCGGCCATTTAGGGGAATTCCTCAAGGCTATATAATTAAGCTTTGGGCAATTTGTCCCACCATAATTCTTGACCGCGAAAAACTGATGTCCTCTTTACTCTCCGCTATTCCCCTCGACGCGATCGCTTATAATTCCCAGGGTTTAGTACCAGCGATCGCTCAAGACTATCTTGATGCTACAGTGTTAATGATGGCCTGGATGAATCGGGAATCCCTCGAAAAAACCCTCACCACCGGGGAAGCGTGGTATTGGAGTCGTTCTCGTCAAGAATTATGGCACAAAGGAGCCACCTCGGGCCATATCCAAAAGGTGCGTCAAATTCGCTACGATTGCGATAGTGATGCTATCCTGCTGACTATTGAGCAAATCGGTGATATTGCCTGTCATACCGGCGAAAGAAGCTGTTTTCATCAAGTAAATTGGCAAAAATCACCGCCAGCGGCCGACACCCTCTCGGAATTGTTTAAGGTAATTTGCGATCGCAGAGACGATCCTCATCCGGAATCCTACACCTGTAAACTTTTGGCCGGGGGAGATAACAAAATTCTCAAGAAAATCGGCGAAGAATCGGCAGAAGTGGTCATGGCCTGCAAAGATAATGATGGCGATGCTATTGCTGCAGAAGTGGCCGATCTTTTTTATCATACCCTCGTCGCCCTCGCCTATCATCAAGTCCCCCTGCGAGATGTCTATAAAAAACTGCAAGACCGGCGCCGGTAATCAGTTATCAGTTATCAGTTATCAGTTATCAGTTATCAGTTATCAGTTTTAAGTGGGTGGGTGGAATTAAATATAAGATGAACGTAGGTTGGGTTGAAGCATGAAACCCAACGCCCGATTATGTTACGCTACCGCTAACCCATCCTACAAATAATTGTGCCTCCCTACTTAAGTGTTAAGTTTCCGATTCCTGAATACCGTCTCCTGATTCCTGAATACTGTCTCCTGACTCCTGAATACTGTCTCCTGAATACTGTCTCCTGTCTCCTGACTCCTGACTCCTGAATACTGTCTCCTGATTCCTACTTTATATTTGTGGTTTACGACTTAGTAATTATTGGTGCCACTCCTGCGGGGATAGAAGCGGCTTTGTTGGCTGTTCACCTCAAAAAAAGGGTGGCTTTAGTGCAACAGCCTTCTAGGGACAATTTAGAGGCATCTGAGGACGTTTTTAGCAAGGGGTACAGCCAAATTATCCATCTCTATAAACTGCTGAATCATTGGCAAGAAACGGCCATTTATCCCCAATGGCAACGGTTGCGGCAATGGTTAGAGGAAGTGGATAAAACTATTAATAAAAATCATTCTTTGGCAAGATTAGCCACGGAAGGAATAGATGTGATCCCGGGTGGGGGGGAATTTGTCCGGCTGCCCCATTTGGGATTCGTGGTTAACGGTCGGCAATTGTTGGCTAAACACTATCTTATCGCCCCAGGTTTTTATCCACAAGTACCGAAAATTTTCGGCTTAGATGAAGTTAATTATTTTACCGCTCAAACCCTTTGGCAAGAGCCAAATTTAGATAAGTTGGGACAACATTTAGGGATTATTGGCAACAGCAGCATGGCTGTGAGTTTAGCGCAAATTCTCCGACGTTTGGGGAAAGAAATTAGCTTAATTATCGAGGATAGTTATCTACTGCCGGATATTGATCGGGAAATTTCCCATTTAGTTACTGTCATTTTAGAAGCGGAAGGAATTAAGATTTTACCCGGTTATTGTCCTAGTCAAGTGAAAGCGATCGAGGGTCAAAAATGGTTACAATTAGGCAATCGTGTGATCGAAGTTGATGATCTGATTTTTGCTGGTAATTATCAAGTGGATGAACAGGGATTAAATTTGGCTGGGGTGGGAGTTAAACTAGAACAAGGACTAATCAGGGTTAATCAGCAACTACAAACCGATAATTCCCGCATTTATGCCCTAAATTTGCTCAGAAATAATTATCCCGATCCTACTTTAAATCATCGGGCCGCTTTTGGGTTAGTCAAGCATCTGCTCACGGGAGAAAAATTTAACTTTAATCCCGATCAAATTCCCTCATTTATTGCTTTTGATCCGGCTATTGCTTGGGTGGGTTTAACTGGAAAAGCGGCCCAGGAGAGCTATGGTAAGGAGGTAAAGATGATCAACTATCCCATCAAAAATATGGTCTCACAGCAAATCTGGGGAGAAACCACGGGATTTTGTCAGTTAATCTACCGACAAGATGGTAAAATACTGGGAGCGCAAATAGTCGGTAATCAAGCAGCAGAAATGATCAGTATCATCGGTTTAGCTTTACAAGAAAATCTAACCATACAATCCCTCAATAAAAATATTTATACTTGGGGAAGTATGGGAGAGATTATCGGAGAAATGACGCAATTAATCCCCCAGAAAAAATCTTGGTTAACTTGGCTAAAAAAATTATTCAGATAATTAGATTGAAAAAGAAGATTAAATTATGAAACCGAAGTTTATTGTCTTTGAAGGTATTGACGGATCGGGAACAAGTACCCAAGCAAAACTCCTACAAGAATATTTTTTCAAGCGCGGGGAAAAAGCAGTTTTAAGTCCGGAACCTTCCGAGGGAGTCATCGGTCGTTTGATTCGAGAAATCATGCAAACTAATCTTATTTCTATCCAAGATCAAAATCAATTTGACCGACAAATGGCTTATCTGTTTGCAGCCGATCGCCATTATCACTTATATAATGATCAGGATGGCGTTTTTAAACTTATTCACCAAGAACAAACCCACGTTATCACTACGCGTTATTATTTTTCTTCCCTGGCCTACAATGGCAATAATCCCGAAGAATTGGCTTTTATTCGGCAGTTAAATCAACATTTTCCCAATCCCGATTTAGTCATTTATATCGATGTTCTTCCCGATATTTCTCTGGCAAGAATTAAAAACCGAGCCATCACAGAAGTGTACGAAAAACAAGAAAAGTTAATGAAAGTTCGTCAGATGTTTCTCCAGATATTTAAAGAATATAAAGATAATTGTTTACAACTGGATGGCAATGATACAATAGAACACCTTCACCAAAATATTATTAATTATCTTGACCGATTAATTTAAATCCATGCTCAGTATAGAAACCACCCCTAAATTCATCTACCAACCCCACTATAAACCCAATCAATTAATCTGCGGTCACGGCCAAACGGCAATTATCACAGGATGGACAGTAAAACAGTCCCTTGCTAAACATTTAAATCCCGACCAATACGCAGTAATTGGCAATCTTTATAGTCCCACCAGAGGAATTAATCCCCTGCTGAGAAACTTAATAGCAAATCCCCACGTTAGATATTTAGTTATTCTCAACGCGACTAAGGAAGATAAAAACTCCGGTAGCTGTCAATGTTTACTAGACTTTTTTAGTCAAGGATTCCAGCTAGGAAAAAGTGACACAGGTAGAGAATGTTGGCTAATTAATTCTTCTATCACGGGATACATTGACAAAGAAATTGACCGAGAAACCCTTGAAAAATTACGTCAATCGATTCAATATCAACCAGTTAAATCCATTCAAGAAGCGATTGAAACTGTCAAAAATTATGCAGAACAATCTCCCTTACCAACTTGGGGAGAACCCTTAATCTTTCCTCTCTTAGAAAATCTTCCTTCTCTGCTACCTGGGACAAGATACGGTCATCGTATTGAAGGAAAAACTATTGCCGAAACTTGGGTAAAAA
This portion of the Microcystis aeruginosa NIES-2549 genome encodes:
- the hisIE gene encoding bifunctional phosphoribosyl-AMP cyclohydrolase/phosphoribosyl-ATP diphosphatase HisIE; the encoded protein is MSSLLSAIPLDAIAYNSQGLVPAIAQDYLDATVLMMAWMNRESLEKTLTTGEAWYWSRSRQELWHKGATSGHIQKVRQIRYDCDSDAILLTIEQIGDIACHTGERSCFHQVNWQKSPPAADTLSELFKVICDRRDDPHPESYTCKLLAGGDNKILKKIGEESAEVVMACKDNDGDAIAAEVADLFYHTLVALAYHQVPLRDVYKKLQDRRR
- a CDS encoding dihydrolipoyl dehydrogenase family protein; its protein translation is MVYDLVIIGATPAGIEAALLAVHLKKRVALVQQPSRDNLEASEDVFSKGYSQIIHLYKLLNHWQETAIYPQWQRLRQWLEEVDKTINKNHSLARLATEGIDVIPGGGEFVRLPHLGFVVNGRQLLAKHYLIAPGFYPQVPKIFGLDEVNYFTAQTLWQEPNLDKLGQHLGIIGNSSMAVSLAQILRRLGKEISLIIEDSYLLPDIDREISHLVTVILEAEGIKILPGYCPSQVKAIEGQKWLQLGNRVIEVDDLIFAGNYQVDEQGLNLAGVGVKLEQGLIRVNQQLQTDNSRIYALNLLRNNYPDPTLNHRAAFGLVKHLLTGEKFNFNPDQIPSFIAFDPAIAWVGLTGKAAQESYGKEVKMINYPIKNMVSQQIWGETTGFCQLIYRQDGKILGAQIVGNQAAEMISIIGLALQENLTIQSLNKNIYTWGSMGEIIGEMTQLIPQKKSWLTWLKKLFR
- the tmk gene encoding dTMP kinase, whose amino-acid sequence is MKPKFIVFEGIDGSGTSTQAKLLQEYFFKRGEKAVLSPEPSEGVIGRLIREIMQTNLISIQDQNQFDRQMAYLFAADRHYHLYNDQDGVFKLIHQEQTHVITTRYYFSSLAYNGNNPEELAFIRQLNQHFPNPDLVIYIDVLPDISLARIKNRAITEVYEKQEKLMKVRQMFLQIFKEYKDNCLQLDGNDTIEHLHQNIINYLDRLI